From the genome of Sporosarcina sp. 6E9, one region includes:
- a CDS encoding DnaA N-terminal domain-containing protein, producing the protein MNKSVRDDLRDVWAVLSHKVQERIGRPLYDAWLAPVTGELLEGRVIIINATSEFAVEWITERYKHHFIDVLRELTGQDFKVKVTYVQTKTERGGSDCSLIEGVVTNANDDCNKIKVKRVSVGVPIITPSTSSKKLRRDNEKITRSLNLPLAKSGPSNAEKRLYAENERICRGRKKPRRWW; encoded by the coding sequence GTGAATAAGTCAGTCAGGGATGACCTACGAGACGTCTGGGCTGTTCTTAGTCATAAGGTGCAAGAGCGTATCGGAAGGCCTTTGTACGATGCCTGGCTTGCTCCTGTGACGGGTGAGTTGCTAGAGGGTAGGGTGATCATCATTAATGCAACAAGCGAGTTTGCAGTAGAGTGGATCACAGAGAGATACAAGCATCATTTTATCGATGTTCTCAGAGAATTAACTGGTCAGGATTTTAAAGTGAAAGTTACCTATGTTCAAACTAAAACGGAAAGGGGCGGAAGTGATTGCTCATTAATCGAGGGAGTAGTCACGAATGCAAATGACGATTGCAATAAAATAAAAGTTAAAAGGGTAAGTGTTGGAGTACCGATAATTACTCCATCCACCAGTTCGAAAAAATTACGGAGGGATAACGAAAAAATAACGAGAAGTTTAAATCTCCCCTTAGCTAAATCTGGCCCATCGAATGCAGAAAAAAGACTGTACGCAGAAAATGAGAGGATTTGTAGAGGAAGGAAAAAGCCCAGGAGATGGTGGTGA
- a CDS encoding helix-turn-helix domain-containing protein — translation MNKLGSIKRSTMTVSEAAEYLGLSNDTIYKLCREEGIAHFRVGTRILFKKEKLDEWVDNIMISGTENNYAI, via the coding sequence ATGAACAAATTAGGATCAATAAAAAGAAGTACGATGACTGTTAGTGAAGCCGCTGAATATTTAGGGTTATCAAATGATACAATCTATAAATTGTGCCGAGAGGAAGGGATTGCTCACTTTCGAGTAGGCACGAGAATTCTTTTTAAGAAAGAAAAACTGGATGAGTGGGTAGATAATATAATGATTTCCGGTACTGAAAACAACTACGCAATCTGA
- a CDS encoding ankyrin repeat domain-containing protein, with product MEYINLLQNNDVDGLEEYLKSHRVDEVNYGSSLLWWAVYKNKIEFCQILIDRGADVNHNHYLGSSALSLSCFHGYVNITKLLLDNGAIINSLCIDRAYNGWFENIQSDILVLLKEHGWINLYLDGLRDCPRGFVLARTVEEAIYIMRNNKVHYLSLGYDLGEDANGNQLLTGYDLVKYVCKHKLRPANKIYMHTDNSVGRNKMLQTLVAAYNKEIIDNDIEIRYYSHDGFVGG from the coding sequence ATGGAATATATTAACCTGTTGCAAAACAATGATGTAGATGGTTTGGAAGAATACTTGAAAAGTCATAGAGTAGATGAGGTGAATTATGGCTCAAGTTTATTGTGGTGGGCAGTGTACAAGAATAAAATAGAGTTCTGCCAAATACTAATCGATCGAGGTGCGGATGTAAATCATAATCATTACCTTGGAAGTTCTGCCCTTTCACTCTCCTGTTTCCATGGTTATGTTAATATCACGAAGCTGTTGTTGGATAATGGTGCCATAATAAATTCATTGTGTATTGATCGTGCTTATAATGGTTGGTTTGAAAATATTCAATCTGATATTCTGGTTTTATTAAAAGAGCATGGTTGGATTAATCTTTATCTTGATGGATTACGGGACTGTCCTAGGGGGTTTGTCCTGGCGAGAACTGTAGAGGAAGCAATTTATATTATGAGGAATAATAAAGTTCATTACTTATCTTTAGGTTACGACCTTGGTGAAGATGCTAATGGGAACCAATTGTTGACCGGATATGATCTAGTTAAATACGTTTGCAAACATAAGTTAAGACCAGCTAATAAGATTTATATGCACACGGACAATTCTGTAGGAAGGAACAAAATGTTGCAAACACTAGTAGCAGCTTATAATAAAGAAATTATTGATAATGATATTGAGATACGATATTATTCGCACGACGGTTTTGTAGGCGGTTAG
- a CDS encoding type III restriction-modification system endonuclease: protein MDLILKRNLEHQTIPIERLCSIFSNVGIQKPMKSIENPIIDIKSPYINSNIKRLQADLPSNMQGVSQVETDYLNIDIKMETGTGKTYVYTKTIYELNKLYGFKKFIVAVPSLAIKAGTANFMKGQSNINHFKNICGYNTEIKLRTVESIRTKKGSKKYVPNTIRDFVTSSNFQRNTIEVLLVNMQHLRESKNGVLVRDDYDSHIEGYYRPIDAISATRPIMIMDEPHRFSRDNATFKFIEDQVKPQMIVRFGATFPSAFVGRGRNRVEVKDYQNLIYDLNIHKAFEQNLIKGIAKEHVESPDYEEEVYKILKMKRGEFVRFQKTALNEKNQTVKTTKDLKVHDSLSLLSPKLSGITIDSILATKINLSNGEEKFTGDVFFADVFATSYVRESIRLALKRHFETERENFKRKFKIKTLALFFIDDIHSYRDNDIKEPYLKNIFEEELKRMLEKEIGECNIFESEYREYLEESLSNINETHAGYFSQDNVSTEEEIEKEVNTILFDKEKLLSLVDENGKANTTRFIFSKWTLKEGWDNPNIFTIAKLRSSGSDNSKLQEIGRGLRLPVDETGNRIENETFTLNYIVDFTEKDFVKKLEGEIYGEISFDQMSLTSEQIEKIATDKGVSKEEVLIDLMGKGFISFDREIKMDKLQEFINDYPEIFNKLDKNRVRDRNVDTKKKVAIRKGNYWKLKDLWEQLNEKYYLHFDTISDEVLTSTLSDVITEDLINKTVRRTKRETSEMVQGELIFNVTLDSIDSSYDDTLLYGTFLKAVAENTNVSIPLIHAGIVRASKMKKIENAFFTKDTVRSMTIYFKQRIYDELLKIYSYKKLPNTTVHPTELTEENGNPRDYVKTSAYLGINERKGTPLDNYLYDTILFDSKIEEDNISENISSVEVYGKIPKRTMQIPFIDGSTYSPDFMYVIKDKEGNPTINLVVESKGVNKKQDLRGIEDHKIEAANKLFDMVKEVGGNDEYGGQSKLEDIDDVLRRKGINVTYTRQINNEKVLDIVNQLIEKTYNT, encoded by the coding sequence TTGGATTTAATTTTAAAAAGAAATTTAGAACATCAAACGATTCCGATTGAGAGACTTTGTTCGATTTTCTCAAATGTCGGTATACAAAAACCCATGAAAAGTATTGAAAATCCTATCATTGATATAAAGAGTCCTTATATAAATTCAAACATAAAACGTTTGCAGGCTGATCTACCTTCTAATATGCAGGGAGTCAGTCAAGTTGAAACGGATTACTTGAATATTGATATAAAAATGGAGACAGGTACAGGAAAAACTTATGTTTATACAAAGACTATTTATGAACTAAATAAATTATACGGGTTCAAAAAGTTTATTGTTGCGGTTCCTTCATTGGCTATTAAAGCTGGAACAGCAAACTTTATGAAGGGCCAAAGCAACATCAATCATTTTAAAAATATTTGTGGCTACAATACAGAAATAAAGCTAAGAACAGTAGAAAGTATTAGAACAAAAAAAGGCTCAAAGAAATATGTACCAAATACCATTCGTGACTTTGTCACATCATCTAATTTTCAGAGAAACACGATAGAAGTGTTACTAGTAAATATGCAGCATTTAAGGGAGAGCAAAAACGGGGTTTTGGTACGAGATGACTACGATTCCCACATAGAAGGTTATTACAGGCCGATAGATGCTATTTCCGCTACAAGACCTATTATGATCATGGACGAGCCACACCGTTTTAGCCGTGACAATGCAACGTTCAAATTTATTGAAGATCAGGTAAAGCCGCAAATGATTGTACGCTTTGGTGCGACCTTTCCTAGTGCGTTCGTAGGGAGAGGGAGAAATAGAGTTGAAGTAAAAGATTATCAAAACTTAATATATGACTTAAATATTCATAAAGCATTCGAACAAAACCTTATTAAAGGTATAGCCAAAGAGCACGTTGAAAGTCCCGATTATGAAGAAGAAGTATATAAAATCTTAAAAATGAAAAGAGGAGAGTTTGTTCGCTTTCAAAAAACAGCCCTTAATGAGAAAAATCAAACAGTCAAAACAACAAAAGATTTGAAAGTACATGATTCGTTGAGTCTACTATCCCCGAAACTTTCAGGTATTACGATAGACAGCATTTTGGCTACTAAGATTAATTTAAGTAATGGAGAAGAAAAGTTCACAGGAGATGTATTTTTTGCGGATGTGTTTGCAACCTCTTATGTGAGAGAATCCATACGGCTAGCTTTAAAGAGGCATTTTGAAACAGAACGGGAGAACTTCAAACGAAAATTCAAGATCAAGACTTTAGCTTTGTTCTTTATTGATGATATTCATTCGTATCGGGATAATGACATTAAAGAGCCTTATTTAAAGAATATATTTGAAGAAGAATTGAAGCGAATGCTAGAGAAAGAAATTGGAGAATGTAATATTTTTGAATCAGAATATCGAGAGTATCTTGAAGAATCCCTTTCGAATATTAATGAAACGCATGCTGGATACTTTTCGCAAGATAATGTGTCAACTGAAGAAGAAATTGAGAAAGAAGTAAACACAATCCTATTCGATAAAGAAAAACTCTTGAGTCTAGTAGATGAGAATGGTAAAGCAAACACAACACGATTCATTTTCTCGAAGTGGACATTAAAAGAAGGATGGGATAATCCGAATATCTTTACGATTGCCAAGTTACGTTCTAGTGGAAGTGATAATAGTAAATTGCAAGAAATAGGACGTGGGCTACGTCTGCCTGTAGATGAAACTGGAAATAGAATCGAAAATGAAACCTTTACGCTAAATTATATAGTAGACTTTACTGAAAAAGACTTTGTGAAAAAGCTAGAAGGTGAAATTTACGGTGAAATATCCTTTGATCAAATGTCTCTTACTTCTGAACAAATTGAAAAGATTGCTACAGATAAAGGAGTTAGTAAAGAAGAGGTTCTTATAGACCTTATGGGTAAAGGATTTATTTCATTTGATAGAGAAATAAAAATGGACAAGCTACAAGAGTTTATTAATGATTACCCGGAGATATTTAATAAACTTGATAAAAATAGAGTGCGTGATCGAAATGTTGATACAAAGAAAAAGGTTGCTATTCGCAAGGGGAATTATTGGAAACTAAAAGATTTGTGGGAGCAGTTAAATGAAAAGTATTATTTACATTTCGACACAATTAGTGATGAAGTACTCACTAGTACTCTCTCAGATGTAATTACAGAGGACTTGATAAACAAAACAGTTAGACGAACCAAAAGGGAAACATCAGAAATGGTGCAAGGAGAGCTAATATTTAATGTGACGCTAGATTCAATTGATAGCTCATATGATGATACTTTACTTTATGGAACATTTTTAAAAGCCGTTGCTGAGAACACAAATGTTTCTATTCCTTTAATTCATGCAGGGATAGTAAGAGCATCTAAAATGAAAAAGATAGAAAATGCCTTCTTTACAAAGGATACGGTGAGAAGCATGACTATTTATTTCAAACAGCGGATTTATGATGAATTGCTGAAAATTTATTCATATAAGAAATTACCAAACACGACAGTACATCCTACAGAATTAACTGAAGAAAATGGTAATCCAAGGGATTACGTAAAGACTTCCGCTTATCTCGGTATAAATGAAAGAAAAGGGACACCATTGGACAATTACTTGTATGACACTATTTTATTCGACTCTAAAATTGAAGAAGATAATATCAGCGAGAATATCAGTAGTGTTGAGGTATATGGGAAGATCCCCAAACGCACCATGCAAATACCTTTCATTGATGGAAGCACGTATAGCCCGGACTTTATGTATGTAATAAAAGATAAAGAAGGAAATCCTACAATTAACTTAGTTGTCGAGAGTAAAGGAGTAAATAAAAAGCAAGATCTTAGAGGTATAGAGGATCATAAAATAGAAGCTGCTAATAAACTCTTTGATATGGTTAAAGAAGTAGGAGGCAATGATGAGTATGGTGGGCAATCAAAATTAGAAGATATAGATGATGTGTTGCGAAGAAAAGGAATCAACGTTACCTATACAAGGCAAATTAACAATGAGAAGGTACTTGATATTGTAAATCAACTTATTGAAAAAACATATAACACTTGA
- a CDS encoding helix-turn-helix domain-containing protein, with the protein MEIEMLQDREKVVNVKVAKAVEDFGGLIREFRLKNNLSLQDTANLVSCSSSYIWRIENYKRNPELNFRVRLLSLGMCWETKDVQSYIQMVIIKETLELQKN; encoded by the coding sequence ATGGAGATAGAAATGCTTCAAGATAGAGAAAAAGTGGTTAATGTTAAGGTAGCAAAAGCAGTGGAGGATTTTGGAGGTCTAATTCGTGAATTTCGTTTGAAAAACAATCTTTCTTTACAAGATACTGCCAATCTTGTTTCTTGTAGCAGTAGCTATATTTGGCGAATAGAAAATTATAAGCGAAATCCAGAACTCAATTTCCGTGTACGCTTGTTGTCGTTAGGAATGTGTTGGGAAACAAAAGATGTTCAAAGTTATATTCAAATGGTTATAATCAAAGAAACATTGGAACTCCAGAAAAATTAA
- a CDS encoding recombinase family protein — MIFGYARVSSKNQNLSRQLQDLKEYGCDRIYQEKQSGKNFERPVYREMRSKMRFGDVLVVHDLSRFGRNKQEIKDEWEALIEAEIDIVVLNMPILDTRKYKELEGVGQLVSDLVLTLLSWMVEEERTRIRIAQREGIEIAKKHGKFLGGKKRYHKDAEGKDRVIYNEVVRCLGENVSVMDIHRKTGLSRNTIYSIKREIETN, encoded by the coding sequence TTGATTTTTGGATATGCAAGAGTTAGCTCCAAAAACCAAAATCTATCAAGGCAATTACAAGATTTAAAAGAGTATGGCTGTGACCGAATATATCAGGAGAAACAATCTGGAAAGAATTTTGAGCGACCAGTATACAGAGAAATGCGTTCGAAAATGCGATTTGGTGATGTATTGGTAGTACATGATTTAAGTAGATTTGGCAGAAATAAACAGGAAATAAAGGACGAATGGGAAGCCCTTATTGAAGCAGAAATTGATATAGTTGTACTAAATATGCCAATTTTGGACACACGAAAGTATAAAGAATTAGAGGGTGTAGGGCAGTTAGTGTCTGATCTAGTTCTTACTCTATTGTCATGGATGGTAGAGGAGGAAAGAACACGTATCAGAATCGCTCAAAGAGAAGGAATCGAAATCGCAAAGAAACATGGGAAATTTCTAGGTGGTAAAAAGAGGTACCATAAAGATGCCGAAGGTAAGGATAGAGTTATTTATAATGAAGTGGTTAGATGTTTAGGTGAAAATGTAAGTGTAATGGACATTCATCGTAAAACAGGTTTATCAAGAAACACTATTTACTCTATCAAACGGGAGATTGAAACAAACTAA
- a CDS encoding CHAT domain-containing protein: MSLIATYRRTINRKKGELNRLRISKATELGKISSHKKKVLSAKATIGRTKSTATINSKYREIEREEKKLADIDKKVAGIDKKIAKVEGDVIAAEKKLGREVEREQKKREAAEKKKLADNEKRMREVNVMLDRHSDMHQDTNKVMEELKNLPEEITVLFMASNPLDAPQLRLDEEARAIQEMIRKSEHRDSVSFETRWATRALDVIQAINEENPAIIHFSGHGSDDDEVVFQDNQGNAKLVSKEAIVQTMMSTSDEIKLVFFNTCFSYGQAKAVVQHVDAAIGMTTTIGDEAARVFSAQFYSAIGFGLSVTKAFEQGKAALMLEGIPEEDTPELYVKEGLDPNELIIVKP; this comes from the coding sequence TTGTCGCTCATTGCAACGTACAGAAGGACAATCAATAGAAAAAAAGGAGAGTTAAACAGACTAAGGATTTCTAAAGCTACTGAGCTAGGAAAAATATCATCACATAAGAAAAAGGTTCTTTCAGCTAAAGCAACTATAGGTAGAACAAAGTCAACTGCTACCATAAATTCTAAATATAGAGAAATTGAACGGGAAGAAAAGAAACTAGCTGACATTGATAAAAAAGTTGCGGGAATTGATAAAAAAATAGCAAAGGTTGAAGGAGATGTAATAGCTGCAGAAAAGAAATTGGGTCGTGAAGTTGAACGTGAGCAAAAGAAAAGAGAAGCTGCCGAAAAGAAGAAACTAGCTGACAACGAAAAACGTATGAGGGAGGTTAACGTAATGCTAGATAGACATAGTGACATGCACCAAGACACAAATAAGGTAATGGAAGAATTGAAGAACTTACCAGAGGAAATTACTGTCCTATTTATGGCTTCAAATCCATTAGATGCACCTCAATTAAGATTGGATGAAGAGGCTAGGGCCATTCAAGAGATGATCAGAAAATCGGAACATAGGGATTCTGTATCGTTCGAAACTCGATGGGCAACCAGGGCTTTGGATGTAATACAAGCGATTAATGAGGAAAATCCTGCAATCATACACTTTAGTGGACATGGATCGGATGATGATGAAGTCGTCTTCCAAGACAATCAAGGGAATGCTAAACTTGTTTCCAAAGAGGCAATAGTTCAAACAATGATGAGTACATCTGATGAAATTAAATTGGTGTTTTTTAATACCTGTTTTTCTTATGGACAGGCAAAGGCAGTAGTACAACATGTAGATGCAGCCATTGGGATGACGACAACAATAGGTGATGAAGCTGCTAGGGTCTTTTCTGCTCAGTTTTATTCTGCTATCGGATTTGGACTTTCAGTAACAAAAGCATTTGAGCAAGGAAAAGCTGCTCTAATGCTTGAAGGTATTCCAGAAGAGGATACACCAGAATTGTATGTGAAAGAAGGACTCGACCCAAATGAGTTAATCATAGTGAAACCTTAA
- a CDS encoding tyrosine-type recombinase/integrase — protein sequence MAGHIQKRGKDSYLLVYPMGYDQNGKRIRKTKTVKAKNQTEAKKQLAAFVTEVETGSYVAPSHTRFADYVKLWRKDAAKKVAPKTIETYDYVLNKRIVVALGHFKMEDISHVHITDLIESLASNGLSSATIQKHYNVLSSIFKLAVRNEMIQKNPMEKVDKPSVTYKAGNVYNSDELRQLFQILNEEENKQMALMIKMALKTGMRKGELLALQWDDIDFDKNTIHVRHSLSYTKLNGYQLKEPKTKKSIRKVAPPSQLMDELKSHKQIKKTDRNNAVELWDGGNHFFVFSTDLGKPFFPGVPNTWLTRFFKRTGLKRIRFHDLRHTAATDLINKGANIHSISNRLGHSNIGTTMNIYGHYLEEADQKIAAMLEDDYI from the coding sequence ATGGCTGGGCACATTCAGAAACGTGGCAAGGATTCATACTTATTGGTTTATCCAATGGGATACGACCAAAATGGAAAAAGAATCCGGAAAACCAAAACAGTTAAAGCTAAAAATCAGACAGAGGCGAAAAAGCAACTTGCTGCATTTGTAACAGAAGTTGAGACAGGATCTTATGTTGCTCCTTCACATACACGTTTTGCTGATTACGTAAAATTGTGGAGAAAAGATGCAGCAAAGAAGGTAGCACCAAAGACCATCGAAACATACGATTATGTGTTAAATAAACGAATCGTTGTCGCTTTAGGACATTTCAAAATGGAGGACATTTCACACGTTCACATTACTGATCTAATTGAGTCATTGGCCAGTAACGGACTGTCGAGTGCTACTATCCAAAAACACTATAATGTCCTGTCTAGCATCTTTAAACTTGCTGTAAGGAATGAAATGATTCAGAAGAACCCAATGGAGAAAGTCGATAAACCATCTGTCACATATAAGGCAGGAAATGTGTACAATTCAGATGAGTTAAGGCAACTGTTCCAGATTCTGAATGAGGAGGAAAACAAACAAATGGCTCTCATGATTAAAATGGCATTAAAAACAGGTATGAGAAAAGGAGAATTACTTGCTTTGCAATGGGATGATATTGATTTCGATAAGAATACAATTCATGTCCGCCATTCATTAAGTTATACAAAGTTAAATGGCTATCAATTAAAAGAACCAAAAACGAAAAAATCCATCAGAAAAGTGGCCCCACCTTCACAGCTAATGGATGAATTAAAAAGTCATAAACAGATTAAAAAAACAGATAGAAATAATGCAGTAGAATTATGGGATGGCGGAAATCACTTCTTTGTATTTAGTACAGACCTTGGAAAACCCTTTTTCCCGGGCGTGCCAAATACATGGTTAACAAGATTTTTCAAACGGACAGGCCTTAAAAGGATACGTTTTCACGATCTACGTCACACGGCCGCAACTGACTTAATTAACAAAGGAGCAAATATTCATTCAATCTCTAATAGACTTGGACATTCTAACATCGGAACCACAATGAACATATATGGCCACTACCTCGAAGAGGCAGACCAAAAGATTGCCGCCATGTTGGAAGACGATTATATTTAA
- a CDS encoding KinB-signaling pathway activation protein: MTIRNWVKFFFNALLIGGFVTAVAGLIVRWAFFSDLLAAGETLQFIGALLWMVFLGFTMSVVAQMGFFAYLTVHQFGVNIFKTLTLWNWVQLLIIAVVLFDLIFFRFRLTSEDTGRTLLYLTLLASLVLVSSITAYLKAKWTKKHTLISALFFMIVITTLEWLPALMVRSGNIDTWVTILLFPLLAVNAYQILALPKYNTMSDVDKAKLDARREARRKEKKAATK, from the coding sequence TTCTTTTTTAACGCGTTATTAATCGGAGGATTCGTTACAGCTGTGGCTGGTTTAATTGTCCGCTGGGCATTCTTTTCGGATTTATTGGCAGCTGGTGAAACGCTGCAGTTTATAGGTGCACTTTTATGGATGGTCTTTTTAGGATTCACGATGAGTGTCGTTGCGCAAATGGGATTTTTCGCCTATTTGACGGTTCATCAGTTTGGTGTCAATATTTTCAAAACGTTGACACTGTGGAATTGGGTGCAACTTCTAATTATTGCGGTGGTTCTGTTTGACTTGATCTTCTTCAGATTCCGTTTAACGTCTGAAGATACAGGTCGTACATTATTATACTTAACATTACTCGCATCGCTTGTGCTTGTTTCATCGATTACTGCTTATTTAAAAGCGAAGTGGACAAAAAAGCATACGTTAATATCAGCGTTGTTTTTTATGATTGTTATTACGACGCTTGAATGGTTACCGGCACTCATGGTCCGTTCCGGAAATATAGATACGTGGGTGACGATACTTTTATTCCCGCTACTTGCAGTGAATGCATATCAAATATTGGCATTACCTAAGTACAATACGATGTCGGATGTTGATAAAGCGAAATTAGATGCTCGACGCGAAGCGCGCAGGAAAGAAAAGAAAGCGGCTACCAAATAA
- a CDS encoding site-specific DNA-methyltransferase, with amino-acid sequence MIKDTLDNNRKGMLNDKKIAVLKENFPNCFTGGYFDIEKFKKEINQDIDFSTEGYELNFLGKNYAKFIADSIDTETVLVPDIEHNSKTENSKSENIYITGDNLDVLKHLRKSYTNKVKMIYIDPPYNTGGDDFVYSDNFKFTKEKLQDALDIEEKEAERIISMTSSDSSSHSAWLTFMYPRLFIARELLEDSGVIIISIDDNEQAQLKMLCDDIFGEENELGMFIINSSPSAIDYGHIANMHEYALFYSKSSLDTETYELTEKDKEFKYRDELGEFNIYPLYNGNVAFNPQTRPNLYYPFYLNPNKKLDNDFYEISLVNKEGWIEVYPVVSRKDGIQRVWRWGKPKAEEGLNQEIVGYITGSGEYRIVQKTRLTGKTIRSLHTDTAISSRRGTGEVEKLFGEKVFSFPKAVELISRFVEAGTKDDDIVLDFFSGSATTAHAILKQNAEDGGRRKFILVQLDESVSKDSVAGKAGFKTIDEIGRERIIRAANQIKEETQSDIDYGFKHFYAKTLDENIIDKLSDFDPNLLASELEVEFDKETILTTWLNQDGHGLIPSVKEVDLGGYIGYYVDDYLYLLDKGLLQQHIDTLLSQLVEDKNFNPTNIVVYGYNFVDFNILTQLETNLKQLRNEEKNIEVSLIKRY; translated from the coding sequence ATGATCAAAGATACACTTGATAATAACAGAAAAGGTATGCTAAATGATAAGAAAATTGCTGTATTGAAGGAGAACTTCCCTAATTGTTTCACAGGAGGTTACTTTGATATTGAGAAGTTCAAAAAGGAGATCAACCAAGATATAGACTTTTCAACAGAAGGTTACGAGCTGAATTTTCTCGGGAAAAACTATGCCAAATTCATTGCAGATTCTATTGACACCGAGACAGTTTTGGTCCCTGATATAGAGCATAATTCTAAGACAGAAAATAGTAAGTCGGAAAACATCTATATTACTGGCGATAATTTAGATGTTCTGAAACATTTAAGGAAGTCATATACGAATAAGGTGAAAATGATCTACATTGATCCACCTTACAACACAGGTGGCGATGATTTTGTCTACAGTGACAACTTTAAATTTACAAAGGAGAAACTTCAAGATGCTTTGGATATTGAGGAGAAGGAAGCTGAGCGTATCATAAGCATGACATCCTCAGATTCGTCTTCTCATAGTGCTTGGCTAACATTCATGTATCCAAGGTTGTTTATTGCCAGGGAGTTATTGGAAGACAGCGGCGTAATCATTATATCAATTGATGACAATGAACAAGCACAACTAAAAATGCTATGTGATGACATCTTTGGTGAAGAAAATGAACTGGGAATGTTTATTATCAATTCCTCACCTAGTGCTATTGATTACGGGCATATAGCGAATATGCACGAATATGCCCTGTTTTATTCTAAGTCTAGCTTGGATACAGAAACTTATGAACTAACGGAAAAAGACAAAGAATTTAAATACAGAGACGAGTTGGGAGAGTTCAACATATACCCGCTATATAATGGAAATGTTGCTTTTAATCCTCAAACACGTCCTAATCTTTATTATCCATTTTATTTAAATCCAAATAAAAAATTGGATAATGATTTTTATGAAATATCCTTGGTAAATAAGGAAGGTTGGATAGAAGTTTATCCTGTTGTTTCAAGAAAAGACGGTATTCAAAGGGTTTGGAGATGGGGTAAACCGAAAGCAGAAGAAGGGTTGAACCAAGAAATAGTAGGATATATTACTGGTTCTGGTGAGTATAGGATAGTTCAAAAAACAAGGCTTACTGGAAAAACGATTCGTTCATTGCATACTGACACCGCCATTTCTAGCAGACGTGGAACTGGAGAAGTTGAAAAACTTTTTGGAGAAAAGGTGTTTTCCTTCCCAAAAGCAGTAGAATTAATTAGCAGATTTGTAGAAGCGGGGACTAAGGATGACGATATTGTTTTAGATTTCTTCTCAGGATCTGCAACTACTGCACATGCGATTTTGAAACAAAATGCGGAGGATGGAGGTAGACGGAAATTCATCCTTGTACAACTAGATGAATCTGTGAGCAAAGATTCAGTAGCAGGAAAAGCGGGTTTTAAAACAATTGATGAAATTGGTAGAGAAAGAATAATCCGTGCTGCCAACCAAATTAAAGAAGAGACACAGTCAGATATTGATTACGGCTTTAAGCACTTCTATGCGAAAACATTGGATGAAAATATCATAGACAAATTAAGTGATTTTGATCCAAACCTATTAGCATCTGAATTAGAGGTTGAATTCGATAAAGAGACAATCCTGACGACTTGGTTAAACCAAGATGGGCATGGTCTTATCCCGTCAGTCAAGGAAGTCGATCTAGGTGGGTATATTGGCTATTATGTGGACGATTATCTCTATCTACTAGATAAAGGTTTATTACAACAGCATATTGATACTTTATTGTCGCAATTAGTTGAGGATAAAAATTTCAATCCAACAAATATTGTCGTATATGGTTACAATTTTGTTGATTTTAATATTTTGACTCAACTAGAAACCAATTTAAAGCAGCTAAGAAATGAAGAGAAAAATATTGAAGTTTCATTGATTAAACGATATTGA